The nucleotide window CAGGAAATTTCCGCGTTGATAAGTGCTGCAAGTTAAAAACACGATTCGTTCATAATTTCGTCAAAAATATTGAGTGCTATATGGTAAAGTAGCGCCCAATATTTTTTGAAAGAGTTATGTCATGGAAACACTTTCCGTTGCTCTAGGTGAGCGCAGTTATCCGATATTTATTGGCACTGATTTACTCTCACAGGCACATCTTTATAATCCCCATATTCATGGTAAGCAAGTTTGCATTGTAACCAATGAGACTATCGCCCCTATTTATTTGGAACGTTTAAAAAGTAATTTATCTGCTTCCCATATCAGCAGCGTGATATTGGCAGATGGCGAAGCGCATAAAAATCTCACAACCTTGAATGAAATATTTACCACGCTCTTGTCTGAAAAACACAATCGCACCACAACTTTAATTGCTCTTGGCGGTGGAGTTGTTGGTGATATGACGGGGTTTGCAGCGGCTTGCTATCAGCGTGGTGTAAATTTTATTCAAATCCCGACCACCTTGTTGTCTATGGTGGATTCGTCTGTTGGCGGAAAGACCGGTGTTAATCATGCCTTGGGCAAAAATATGATTGGCGCGTTTTATCAGCCTCAAGCAGTAATCGCAGATATCTCATTGCTTAAAACTTTGCCTCCACGGGAGATTTCGGCTGGGCTTGCTGAAGTTATTAAATATGGATTAATTTCAGATGCAGAGTTTTTTGTATGGCTTGAACAAAACATTGAATTATTGATTCAAGGTAATGAAGCTGCATTAACTTATGCAGTACTACGCTCCTGTCAAAACAAAGCAGATATTGTTGCTCAGGATGAACATGAAGGTGGGATTCGCGCAATTCTCAATTTAGGCCACACCTTTGGTCACGCTATTGAAACTGCACAAGGTTATGGCAACTGGCTACATGGAGAAGCTGTTGCTGCTGGTATGGTAATGGCTACTGACTTATCAATGCGCCGAGGCGATATTTCAAGCGAAGAACTTAAGCGAATTGTCGATCTACTAGAGCGTGCAAATTTGCCTACTAAGGCACCGGCTGATATGACACCGGAGCAATTTGTTGATCTTATGGGTGTAGATAAAAAAGTATTAGATGGTCGCTTGCGATTGGTGCTTTTAGAGTCGCTAGGACGCGCGATAGTTACCAGTGATATAGATACGAAGCTGTTGATGGAAACCTTTGCAGCCTGTCGTTAATTCATCGAGAGAGAAATAAGTATGAGGACTGAGCCTTCTTTTTCAGAAGAGTCTGAGAATCATTTAGATGGTGTCGAACGATCTGCAAATGAAAATGCACGCTTTGATGTGGACTCGTCACTTTTGGCAGATTATCGCCAACGTTATGGTTTATCGACAGATCCTTTTGTAGATGATCCTCATTTTCCTTTTTACCAAGGCGCGCAACGTCGACAAATTCTTGAGCAATTACTTCACCTATGTCAGTTTAGTCATAATCTGTTAGTTGTTACTGGTGATTATGGCGTAGGCAAAACTCGCATGGCGCAAGCCTTGATCGATGCGCTGGATGATGCTGATGACATATGTTTCGTTGAAGGACAAATTACATCCGATATTAATTCGGTGCTTGCAGAAGTATATGAACAATTTGAATTGGCAAGCCATGAAGATTTTGTGGAGTTGTGCAGGAAAAAATCTGAACAAGATGGCCTAGTTGTTTTAATTATTGATAATGCCCACCACTTAACTGATGAAGTTATTCTGGATTTAATTGGTATCCTGCAGGAAAACGCTGAGTCTCGTTTGCATTTGGTATTATTTTCTGAGCCCTATTTATTAGACCGCCTGGAAACAATTAATGCTCCCGATATTGTGCTGACAGATTTTTTCCTGGAGAAATTTTCGTTGGCAGAGGCTGTAGACTATCTTAATTTCCGTATGGAAATGGCAGATTATCTCGGGCCCGAAATTTTTATCGAAACTAAAGTTGATTCTTGGTGGCGCCAATCACAAGGTCAATTACTGCAGTTGCACGAATTTGCACAAGAAAAGTTATTAGAGACGGTATCCAAACCCCAGCGCTCACGTGGTTATGGTTCCGATAAGCGCGGTCTACCTATCCCTCATATTATTGCGGCTTCTGTATTGGTGGGAGGTTTATTTTTTGGATCTCTGTATGTGGGGCGCGACTCATCCAAATCTGTGGAAAATAAAGTAACTTCATCAATTCCAGTTGCACCACAGGCTGTTGTGAGCTCTGCATCATCCCAAGCTGTTATTGCACAAACTAGTTCGGTCGCGGTTACAAATACGGCGGCGTCAGTTGCAGCTATTGCATCAACAACAACTACAGTTGCTAATTCTTCTGTAGTAAAAGAAGCTGAAAAAATTGCCCCTGCTGTCAAACAAAGTGTAGTGCCGTTGGTTCAAACAAATGAGCTTCAAAATGAACCTTCAAGACAAGTGAAAACTAGTGCAACTGCATCTTCAGTGAAGCCTGTAAAAAAACTGGAAGCGTCAAGCGAGCCGGCCAAGGTGGTTAAAACAAAAACGGATACTTCAGTATCGGCAGAGTCAAAAGTAACCCAAACTTTTAGCGATCAAGAAAAAGTCATTTTGGGTTGGGATGCTTCCGAGTACACGTTACAGCTGGTGGGATTAAGCAACGAAAAAGCTGCGCATGAATTTATATCGGCGCAACCTAATAAAAAAGATTTACTTTTATTTAGAAGCAAGCGGGCCGGTAAGGATTGGTTTGTAGTTGTTACGGGGCACTATTCTTCCTCTGCTAAAGCGCGTCAGGCAGGTCAGGGCTTGAGTGAGGCGCAGAAGAAAGCAGCTCCATGGCCCAGGGAGGTAAAAGTAATTCAGCAGGAGATTAGACAGCGATAGGGTTTTAAATTACATGCTAGATGTTAATGTAGCATGCAATTTTTAATTGAAAAAAATAACCCCCGACGTGGGCCGCGTCGAGGGTTATTTTTTTGTTAATTTTTATTTCTTAATCTGAAACGTTGATTGTTACTAATGATGTGATGCTTCCACTTTTAATTTCAAGGACTATATTGCCTGACGGTGTATTCGTGGTTGCTTTCGCAGTCAAAGTAATAATGCTAGGCTCGAAAGATTTGGCTAGGCCACCGCTAGGGCTTACGGTAGCGGTAAGTCCTACAGCACCGCTAGTATCTACAGTTACGGTAGTTCCTGCGGGCATACCATTGCCATTACAATCTGCCAGTAACATTTGTCTTGTCACTACTGCTCCAATAGCGTTGAAGCTATCGGTTGTGCGGTCGATATTGCTTTGTCCTGGCAATACACCGGATTGTAGGAATGGAGTCTCACATGCCATGACCAAAGTTATGCTGTCCCTTACGGTAACTTTATTTGTGGTACATGCCCCGCTTGTTTTTGCAGTGCCCGAGCATAGCGCACCGTCATATTTGCTATTGCCTGCGTCGTGCGTTCCATTTTGGTTGAAATCAATAAACTCTTCATCTCTGGTACGGTAATTATTAGAGTTCCCGTCCAAATATGCTTCAGGTAAGTCGTCACACCCTTTGGTAGCGCCTATGGCAGCAGATGATAGGGGAACGGAAGGGTTGCAGGCGTCCTTATTGGCATCGGCTGCATCGCTGGACTTGTGCTTGGAGAAGGTGTCCACAGCCACATCATCATAAATACCATTACCATTACCATCTATAAATGATTCATTACCAATCGCTGTGGCAAGGATCGTGACACGTCCGCTACGACACTCAGTTACATCATGATTGTCCAAATCCTTAATGGCGGGGCAAATTTTCGCAAATGGTGCAGTCGTAGCAAATGAAACAGCATTGGGTGATGTTGGGCGCGGGGATTGGCTGCGCCAAGTAACGCTACACGCTCCGTTCGTGGTTGGGCAGTTCGGCTCAATAGAACCACCGTTAGTGGTAAAAGCAACTACAGTGTCGTCCGGTACTGGGTTGTTGAATGCGTCAGCAAGACGAATAGTAGCGGTGCTTGAGATGCCATCGTATTTCCAAGCATTTGGAGCAATATCGCTCAATGACAAGCTCATACTATTTTGATCAGGAATGCCAGTAGATACAGCCAAAGAGCTTGATTGAGTACTTAAGCCATTTGCTGTTGTTGCCGTTACCCGTACGGCAGTCGCTACTGTACCAGCTTGAACTGTAGTGGATGCGTAACCATTTGCGTCTGTAGAAGAACCATAAGTTTCCGGACCTGCAGGGTTGCACTTGCTCGGTACCAGAGCCAAGCCGCCAATAGTAGTGCTTGGGGCAAAGTTGACACAGACACCTTTCAGCGGGGAGCCGCCTTGACCCAATACTCTGAAACGTAAAATAGCAGTCTCATCACCGCCGGTGCCCTTGATGCTGATAAGAGGTGTGTCTGAATCAATAAATGAAATTGTTTGAGCTGTATCAGACTTAACGGTTAAATCTGCTGAGGCATTTAATACCACGCTTCTAAAGGTGGTTGATGCTTTGATGGCATCCACCCCACCCACACCTGCACAACCCTGTGACGTATAAGTGGCTACGGCTTTACCATTTACTGAGGTTACTGTATTGCCGCCAGTAATCACTGCATTGCCAGCCGAAATACAGGGTGAACTGAAGGTTACATTCATTGGATCAGTAACCAGATCACCTTTTGAGTTGACTATATACGCAGTAATACTTGTGCTACCGCCTGGCGATAAAGAGCCAATACCTATGCCTAATTCAAGTGCGCCAATAACAAAGTTTGAGCCGAATCCAGAGCCAAGGCGACGAGTATCAATCGGTAAGGACACGGACGCATCTATTGTTCCGTCACCATTTGAAATCGTGGCTGTTACTTTGTCATCGATATCGCATTTACCAACTTTGTACTGAATTCTGGCTGTTCCGTTAATACTGGTAACTATATTTCCACCGGCGATTGAAGATAGGCCAGCGCTTAAGCATGGCGAATCAAAAACCACTTGGGTTGCTTGGCTTATAAGGTTGCTTTGGTTGTTAACAATATTGGCGCTAATTTGAGTTGTGTCTCCTTCAAACAGGGTGTTTGAGGTAGACGTAGTCAATTGTCCCGGGGTAAAAGATGTCCCAGCTCCAGATCCAATACGCTTATTGTTAACTTGGGGTATGGTCGCTGAAGAGCTAATCACGCTGCCAGCGTAAGTGATGGATGCTTTGACGACATCATCACCAAAGCATGAACCGGCTTTATATTCAGCTTTGGCAACGCCGGCAGTACTATTAATTACATTGCCGCCGGTAATGGTTGAGGTACCAGCATTGATACAGCTGGAAGTAAATGTAACAGGTACAGAAGCTTGAATAAGATTACCGCTGTCATTAACAATATTTACAGAAAGAGTGGTTATTTGGTCTGTAAACATTGCAGAAGAATTAGCACCCAAATCAAGTTTTGTAGGAACAAAATCTACCCCGGAGCCCAAGCCTAAGCGTAAATTGCTGACTTTTACCGTGGCTGAGGTGCTTTGGGTTTTGTCTTTATATACAGCTGTTGCGGTCACTAAATCGTCACCAATGCAACTGCTGGGTTGATATTGTACGGTGACGCTGCCTGTGGCGGCGCTTACTTTTGTTCCTCCAACAAGCTTGGATTTACCGCTGCTTAAACAAGGGGAGGAAAACTCTATAGGAATTGCATCGCTAATTAATGCTCCGCTTTCATTGACGATGGTAACTGTTAAGTTAGCCGTACCTCCTACGTAGAGTGCATTACCCTCCGTGTTGACAACACCCATGCTGCCAGACACAAAGGAGGTGCCTATCCCATTACCTATGCGCCAGTTTGTAGTTGAGTTAGTGGTGCCGCCACCATTCAGTGTGTTATCAAGTGCTGAGCCGCTCCCGCCGCCGCATCCTGCCAATATTAAGGCCGTGAGCGAGGCGCTAAGGAATTTAAACGTTGTTTTTGTTTGCATGGTGTCTTCCTAATTTCCTGAGAGTTAGAAGCGGCGTGTTGAATTGAAACCTGATAATCACGGCTTTTAGTGTTTTATTGAGATAAAGCCTATTTAGTAATGTCTTAAGTTAGCCTATATCTCGTCAATGTTAAAGTCTTGTCATCGGAAAAGTAGCACCTTAAATCAGATAGAGTTGCTAAATGTGCATTCTTTAGCATTTTTATAGGCTTAGCTGAACTTGTTAGCATCAATTCTAGATTTTTTAGACCATTTTACTCTGTTTATCCATGCCCAATTGTCAGGTTTTTGTACACTGATTTGTCAGTGTAAAACAGGTCAGCTTGCTTGCCATTTTGAGGTCAAGCGGGTAATATCCTGCGCCCATTTGTCCATAGCCCCTAGACCTCAGGGGCTTTTTTGTCTGGGATGTGAAATGGCGCGTCTTTTGTATTAAAAGCAAAGTCTAGCGCGCAAAATATTGTCATGTTCCTTGATATTGATTGATTTATTGAGATTCAGCCTATGACCACTGGCCTCTACCAGATAGACGAGTTCAAAGATAACTGCGGTTTTGGTTTGATTGCCCATTTAAAGGGCAAAACCAGCCATCGTCTGCTCACAACTGCTATTGAAGCATTGACCTGCATGACTCAC belongs to Cellvibrio zantedeschiae and includes:
- the aroB gene encoding 3-dehydroquinate synthase → METLSVALGERSYPIFIGTDLLSQAHLYNPHIHGKQVCIVTNETIAPIYLERLKSNLSASHISSVILADGEAHKNLTTLNEIFTTLLSEKHNRTTTLIALGGGVVGDMTGFAAACYQRGVNFIQIPTTLLSMVDSSVGGKTGVNHALGKNMIGAFYQPQAVIADISLLKTLPPREISAGLAEVIKYGLISDAEFFVWLEQNIELLIQGNEAALTYAVLRSCQNKADIVAQDEHEGGIRAILNLGHTFGHAIETAQGYGNWLHGEAVAAGMVMATDLSMRRGDISSEELKRIVDLLERANLPTKAPADMTPEQFVDLMGVDKKVLDGRLRLVLLESLGRAIVTSDIDTKLLMETFAACR
- a CDS encoding SPOR domain-containing protein, yielding MRTEPSFSEESENHLDGVERSANENARFDVDSSLLADYRQRYGLSTDPFVDDPHFPFYQGAQRRQILEQLLHLCQFSHNLLVVTGDYGVGKTRMAQALIDALDDADDICFVEGQITSDINSVLAEVYEQFELASHEDFVELCRKKSEQDGLVVLIIDNAHHLTDEVILDLIGILQENAESRLHLVLFSEPYLLDRLETINAPDIVLTDFFLEKFSLAEAVDYLNFRMEMADYLGPEIFIETKVDSWWRQSQGQLLQLHEFAQEKLLETVSKPQRSRGYGSDKRGLPIPHIIAASVLVGGLFFGSLYVGRDSSKSVENKVTSSIPVAPQAVVSSASSQAVIAQTSSVAVTNTAASVAAIASTTTTVANSSVVKEAEKIAPAVKQSVVPLVQTNELQNEPSRQVKTSATASSVKPVKKLEASSEPAKVVKTKTDTSVSAESKVTQTFSDQEKVILGWDASEYTLQLVGLSNEKAAHEFISAQPNKKDLLLFRSKRAGKDWFVVVTGHYSSSAKARQAGQGLSEAQKKAAPWPREVKVIQQEIRQR